The genomic interval CAACAGGCTCTTCTTCCGGGCAATTTCCCGCCCGAGTCCCAGGCCTGAATCTACGAAGGAGGATGCCGCCGTGAGCTCGGGCTGGTTCCTGGTAGTCTTGATTGCCGCTTTCTTGCACGCGGCCTGGAACATGTTGCTCAAGACCGCACGCGGGGGTATGGCCTTCACCATCATCATGCTCACGGCCACGGTGGTCCTGTACCTGCCTGGTTTCCTGATCGTACACGACCTGGGAGGCTTTACCCGCAAAGCCTGGCTATGTGTGGTGGGCAGTGGTGCGGTCCACGGGTTGTACTTTACCCTGCTGTCGATATCGTACAGCCGTGCTCATCTATCCCTCGCTTATCCCGTGGCACGGGGGTCGGGCGCCGCGCTGGCAGCCCTGGGGGGCACCGCAATATTGGGGGAGAGGCCGGATGCCACGGGGTGGACCGGCATAGCAGCGGTCCTGGTCGGGATGGGTGTCCTTTGGGTGTCCGAACATGTGGATGGCCATCTTCGTTCCGTGCCCGGGGCGAGCAGGCGGCGACCACAAGGCA from Bacillota bacterium carries:
- a CDS encoding DMT family transporter, with translation MSSGWFLVVLIAAFLHAAWNMLLKTARGGMAFTIIMLTATVVLYLPGFLIVHDLGGFTRKAWLCVVGSGAVHGLYFTLLSISYSRAHLSLAYPVARGSGAALAALGGTAILGERPDATGWTGIAAVLVGMGVLWVSEHVDGHLRSVPGASRRRPQGIPGLWWALGTGVSIATYSLVDKVGVSVSHPFAYVYLAMAFAAVIILFVSLGQQRCAAVGGRSWREGLVSEWNRNGTRAVAAGFFMLFTYLLVLFAMRASQLSYVAPLRESSVLFSMLLGRLVLKEPISAHRWAAGAAICLGVVLLGLAR